A DNA window from Naumovozyma dairenensis CBS 421 chromosome 7, complete genome contains the following coding sequences:
- the HOG1 gene encoding mitogen-activated protein kinase HOG1 (similar to Saccharomyces cerevisiae HOG1 (YLR113W); ancestral locus Anc_8.302) → MATNEEFIRTQIFGTVFEITNRYADLNPVGMGAFGLVCSATDNLTNQPVAIKKIMKPFSTAVLAKRTYRELKLLKHLTHENLICLQDIFLSPLEDIYFVTELQGTDLHRLLQTRPLEKQFVQYFLYQILRGLKYVHSAGVIHRDLKPSNILINENCDLKICDFGLARIQDPQMTGYVSTRYYRAPEIMLTWQKYDVEVDIWSAGCIFAEMIEGKPLFPGKDHVHQFSIITDLLGSPPADVINTIGSENTLKFVTSLPHRDPIPFSQRFKTVEPDAVDLLEKMLVFEPKKRVTAAQALTHPYLAPYHDPNDEPVADAKFDWHFNDADLPVDTWRVMMYSEILDFHKIGGTDGQIDTTATFDDQVAAATAAAAQAQAQAMAQAQAQAQAETQSKSPDQLNNNNISSTVSPSQISSTEHQNNNNNSNNTENNDAISRYGDQAVHYANEFQ, encoded by the coding sequence ATGGCCACAAACGAAGAGTTCATCAGAACCCAAATATTTGGAACTGTCTTTGAAATAACTAACAGATATGCAGATTTAAACCCAGTTGGGATGGGTGCCTTCGGATTAGTCTGTTCTGCCACGGATAATTTAACAAATCAACCAGTAGCCATTAAGAAAATCATGAAACCCTTTTCTACAGCAGTATTGGCAAAGAGAACATATAgagaattgaaattattgaaacatttaactcatgaaaatttaatatgTTTACAAGATATCTTCCTTTCTCCATTAGAAGACATTTATTTCGTCACTGAATTACAAGGTACTGATTTACATCGTCTTTTACAAACAAGACCACTGGAAAAACAATTCGTTCAATATTTCTTGTATCAAATACTAAGAGGTTTGAAATATGTTCATTCAGCAGGTGTAATTCATAGAGATTTAAAACCAAgtaatattcttattaaCGAAAACTgtgatttgaaaatttgcGATTTTGGATTAGCAAGAATTCAAGATCCACAAATGACAGGATACGTCTCGACAAGATATTATAGGGCCCCTGAAATTATGTTAACATGGCAAAAATACGATGTGGAAGTAGATATTTGGTCAGCTGGGTGTATATTCGCAGAAATGATAGAGGGGAAACCTTTATTCCCCGGTAAGGATCATGTTCATCAATTCTCTATAATCACGGATTTGTTAGGATCTCCTCCAGCAGATGTCATTAATACTATTGGTTCGGAAAATACTTTAAAATTCGTTACTTCATTACCTCATAGAGATCCAATTCCATTCTCACAAAGATTTAAGACTGTAGAACCTGATGCAGTGgatttattagaaaagaTGTTAGTTTTTGAACCCAAAAAAAGAGTTACCGCAGCACAAGCATTGACACATCCATACCTAGCTCCATATCATGATCCAAATGATGAACCTGTAGCTGACGCTAAATTCGATTGGCATTTCAATGATGCGGATTTACCAGTAGATACATGGAGAGTGATGATGTATTCAGAAATATTAGATTTCCATAAGATTGGTGGTACAGATGGTCAAATAGATACAACAGCTACGTTTGATGACCAAGTGGCTGCCGCAACAGCTGCCGCCGCTCAAGCTCAAGCTCAAGCTATGGCACAAGCACAAGCACAAGCACAAGCAGAAACACAAAGTAAATCTCCTGATCAattaaacaataataacattagCTCGACTGTTTCTCCGTCACaaatatcatcaacagagcatcaaaataataacaataatagtaataataccgaaaataatgatgccATTTCAAGGTATGGTGATCAAGCAGTACATTATGCCAatgaatttcaataa